From Halotia branconii CENA392, the proteins below share one genomic window:
- a CDS encoding adenylate kinase family protein: MRLVILGGSGSGKSTQAQRLCSHLDIPQISTGEILREAMSDNKLLFYPVNSPLQYNNGFANVNDLGRHAQPYIAKGELVPDEMMIDLIRLRLTRPDINCGWVLEGYPRTAFQAEELDFLLDKLGQELNWAIYLQVPEAVMVSRSLGRSRPDDQPEIVQRRVEVFYDRTVPILEYYDRRRRLLTINGDQLPDMVQQNILTLLLAP, from the coding sequence GTGAGATTGGTGATTCTGGGAGGCTCAGGGTCAGGGAAAAGCACTCAAGCACAAAGACTTTGTAGCCATTTGGATATTCCTCAGATTTCCACGGGTGAGATTTTGCGAGAAGCAATGTCTGACAATAAGTTGCTATTTTATCCTGTTAATTCTCCTTTGCAATACAATAACGGCTTTGCTAACGTTAACGATTTAGGTCGTCATGCACAACCTTATATAGCAAAAGGAGAGTTAGTCCCAGACGAAATGATGATTGACTTGATTCGGTTGCGGCTAACAAGACCTGATATCAATTGTGGTTGGGTGTTAGAGGGTTATCCTCGCACTGCCTTCCAAGCCGAAGAATTAGATTTTTTATTGGACAAATTAGGGCAAGAGTTAAACTGGGCAATTTATTTACAAGTACCAGAAGCAGTCATGGTTAGCCGTTCTTTAGGGCGATCGCGTCCCGATGATCAACCCGAAATCGTGCAGCGTCGGGTAGAAGTTTTTTACGATCGCACTGTTCCCATCTTAGAATATTACGACCGTCGCCGTCGTCTGTTGACTATTAACGGTGATCAGTTACCAGACATGGTACAGCAAAACATTTTAACATTGCTCTTAGCTCCTTAA
- a CDS encoding NB-ARC domain-containing protein, which translates to MSVVPEDFLLNLAQERSLSSSELEVALFAIQGKSPNLTAKELGISAQAVRKRLSEVYKKFQVSGTGPGKLTKLQQVIASEYQENIKPIIHKRQDWGQAPEMRVFYGRIAELSRLKKWIVQDSYRLVGILGMGGIGKTALSVKLADEVTKHFEYLIWRSLRNAPPIEELLANFIRFVSDDLEKDLPETLDDQITLLINYLRKHRCLLVLDNVETIMQGGDAYSNDIALRAGYYKQEYEGYGQLIRRIAEEPHKSCLVLTSREKPQELASLEGETSLIRTLSLTGLGEIEGQEILKDKGLFGSKQDWTKLIENYSGNPLALKLVSEPIRELFSGDIAAFLEAGEIIFGDTRNLLDQQFERLSAIEQDFMYWLAIKREAVSLENLLDSIVSPLSKRQLLEALASLRRRFLIEKNAALFTLQPVVMEYMTERLVEEVCQEIVKDKIKLFMSHALIEATAKDFIKNAQINLILKPVINRLLTIFFIPQNIEYQLAQILAKLQGKFPPEPGYAGGNILNILCQLQANLSVYDFSCLNVWQANLQDVNLHHVNFADADLTKSVFSENLIYISSVAFSPDGKILATGDADGQTYLWQVEDRKLLFTCTGHSIWVRSVAFSPDGQILASGSDDQTIKLWDVHTGNCLKTLQGHTNWVRSVAFSPDGQTLASGSEDQTIKLWDVHTGNCFKTLEENTNRVRSVAFSPDGQILASGSEKQTIKLWDVHTGECLKTLQKHSSWVRSVAFSPNGQILASGSDDQTVKLWDVYTGESFRTLQGHTNRVWSVAFSPDGQILASGSDDQTVKLWDVHTGQCLKTLKGHTYRVKSVAFSPDDQTVASGSENQTVKLWDVHTGQCLKTFQGNSNRVRTVAFSPNGQILASGSEQQTVKLSDVHTGKCLKILQGHNSWVRSLAFSPDSQTLASGSENQTVKLWDVHRGNCLQILRGHSSRIRIVAFSPDGQTLASGSDDQLIKLWDVHTGEFLKTLKGHTSWVRSIAFSPDGRTLASGSEHQRVRLWDIHTSKCLKILRGHGNRVRSVAFSPNGQTLASGCDDQTVRLWDVKTGECLLILKEHTNRIWSLAFSPNGQTLASGCEDQTVKLWDVNTGQCLLTLQGASWVRSVTFSADGKTVVSGSQDETIKVWDVVTGQCSKTLRPPRPYEGMNITGVTGLTVAQKNTLLALGAVEKE; encoded by the coding sequence ATGAGCGTCGTTCCTGAAGACTTTCTGTTAAACTTAGCGCAAGAACGGAGCTTATCTAGTAGTGAGCTAGAGGTAGCATTGTTTGCTATCCAAGGCAAATCACCCAATCTGACCGCGAAAGAATTGGGTATTAGCGCCCAAGCTGTACGCAAAAGATTAAGCGAAGTATATAAAAAATTTCAAGTCAGTGGTACTGGTCCCGGAAAACTCACTAAGTTACAGCAAGTTATCGCTAGTGAATATCAAGAAAACATCAAACCTATAATTCATAAGCGCCAAGATTGGGGACAAGCGCCTGAAATGCGTGTTTTCTATGGAAGAATTGCCGAACTGTCCCGATTGAAGAAATGGATTGTCCAAGATAGTTACAGACTTGTGGGAATCTTGGGCATGGGGGGAATTGGTAAAACTGCTTTGTCTGTAAAATTGGCAGACGAAGTCACAAAGCATTTTGAGTATTTGATTTGGCGAAGCCTCCGCAATGCTCCACCTATTGAAGAATTATTAGCGAACTTCATCAGATTTGTATCTGATGATCTGGAAAAGGATTTACCAGAAACCTTAGACGATCAAATCACGCTGCTAATTAATTATTTACGAAAGCATCGGTGTCTTTTAGTACTGGATAATGTAGAGACAATTATGCAAGGTGGCGATGCCTACAGTAACGACATCGCTCTACGCGCCGGATATTATAAACAAGAATACGAAGGTTACGGTCAACTAATTAGACGCATTGCAGAAGAACCTCATAAAAGTTGCTTGGTTTTGACTTCTAGAGAAAAGCCACAAGAACTTGCGTCATTAGAAGGTGAAACATCACTAATTAGAACCCTTTCTTTAACTGGTTTAGGAGAAATAGAAGGACAAGAAATTCTTAAAGATAAAGGTCTATTTGGTTCAAAACAAGATTGGACAAAGCTGATTGAGAATTATTCAGGCAATCCTTTAGCATTAAAGTTAGTTTCTGAGCCAATTCGAGAGCTATTTAGTGGTGATATTGCCGCTTTTTTGGAAGCAGGAGAAATAATTTTTGGTGATACTCGTAATTTATTAGATCAACAGTTTGAACGTTTATCAGCGATAGAACAAGACTTTATGTATTGGCTTGCAATCAAACGTGAGGCAGTTTCGCTAGAAAACTTACTAGATAGTATTGTCAGTCCTTTATCAAAAAGGCAATTATTGGAAGCGCTAGCATCTCTACGGCGACGATTTTTGATTGAGAAAAATGCTGCACTGTTTACACTGCAACCTGTAGTCATGGAATACATGACTGAGCGGCTGGTTGAAGAGGTGTGTCAAGAAATTGTCAAAGATAAAATCAAACTATTCATGAGTCATGCTTTGATTGAAGCTACGGCAAAAGATTTTATTAAGAATGCACAAATAAACCTCATACTTAAACCAGTTATTAATAGATTATTAACTATTTTTTTCATTCCTCAAAACATTGAATATCAGCTAGCTCAAATTTTAGCGAAATTGCAAGGAAAATTTCCACCCGAACCAGGATATGCTGGCGGAAATATTCTCAATATACTTTGTCAGCTACAGGCTAATTTAAGCGTCTATGACTTTTCTTGTCTCAATGTTTGGCAAGCAAATTTACAAGATGTCAATTTACATCATGTCAATTTTGCTGATGCTGATCTAACTAAATCAGTTTTTTCTGAAAACTTGATTTATATTTCATCGGTGGCATTTAGCCCAGATGGAAAAATTTTAGCTACAGGTGATGCTGATGGTCAGACTTACTTATGGCAAGTTGAAGATAGAAAACTACTGTTTACTTGTACTGGACACAGCATCTGGGTGAGGTCAGTAGCTTTCAGCCCTGATGGTCAAATTTTGGCTAGTGGTAGTGATGACCAAACAATCAAATTATGGGATGTCCACACAGGTAATTGCCTGAAAACTTTGCAAGGACATACTAATTGGGTGAGGTCAGTAGCTTTTAGTCCTGATGGTCAAACTTTGGCTAGTGGTAGTGAAGACCAAACAATCAAATTATGGGATGTCCACACAGGTAATTGCTTTAAAACATTAGAGGAAAATACTAATCGGGTGAGGTCAGTAGCTTTTAGTCCTGATGGTCAGATTTTGGCTAGCGGTAGTGAAAAGCAAACAATCAAATTATGGGATGTCCACACAGGCGAGTGTCTGAAAACTTTACAAAAGCATAGCAGTTGGGTGAGGTCAGTGGCATTTAGTCCTAATGGTCAAATTTTAGCTAGCGGTAGTGACGACCAAACAGTCAAATTATGGGATGTTTACACAGGTGAGTCTTTTAGAACTTTGCAAGGGCATACCAATCGAGTATGGTCAGTAGCATTTAGTCCTGATGGTCAAATTTTAGCTAGCGGTAGTGACGACCAAACAGTCAAATTATGGGATGTCCATACAGGTCAGTGTCTTAAAACCTTAAAGGGGCATACCTACCGGGTTAAGTCAGTGGCATTTAGTCCCGATGATCAAACTGTAGCGAGTGGTAGTGAAAACCAAACAGTCAAATTATGGGATGTCCATACAGGTCAGTGTCTGAAAACTTTTCAGGGAAATAGCAATCGGGTCAGGACAGTAGCATTTAGCCCTAATGGTCAAATTTTAGCTAGTGGTAGTGAACAGCAAACAGTCAAGTTATCGGATGTCCACACGGGTAAGTGTCTCAAAATTTTGCAGGGACATAATAGTTGGGTGAGGTCATTAGCATTCAGCCCTGATAGTCAAACTTTAGCCAGTGGTAGTGAAAACCAAACAGTCAAGTTATGGGATGTCCACAGGGGTAATTGTCTGCAAATCTTGCGCGGTCATAGCAGTCGCATTAGGATAGTAGCATTCAGTCCCGATGGTCAAACTTTAGCCAGTGGCAGTGATGACCAACTAATCAAGTTATGGGATGTCCACACAGGTGAATTTCTCAAAACATTGAAAGGACATACTAGTTGGGTGAGGTCAATAGCTTTCAGTCCTGATGGTCGAACTTTGGCTAGTGGTAGTGAACACCAAAGGGTAAGGTTATGGGATATCCACACAAGCAAGTGTCTGAAAATTTTGCGTGGTCATGGTAATCGAGTCAGGTCAGTAGCTTTCAGTCCCAATGGTCAAACTTTAGCTAGTGGCTGTGACGATCAAACAGTGAGGTTATGGGATGTCAAGACAGGTGAATGCCTGTTAATTTTAAAAGAACATACTAATCGGATCTGGTCATTGGCTTTTAGTCCCAATGGTCAAACTTTAGCTAGTGGCTGTGAAGACCAAACAGTGAAGTTATGGGATGTCAACACAGGTCAGTGTTTATTAACCTTGCAGGGTGCTAGTTGGGTCAGATCAGTGACCTTCAGTGCAGATGGTAAAACTGTGGTTAGTGGTAGTCAAGATGAGACGATCAAGGTTTGGGATGTAGTGACGGGGCAATGTTCAAAAACACTAAGACCGCCCAGACCTTATGAAGGAATGAATATTACAGGAGTAACAGGGTTAACAGTAGCTCAGAAAAACACTTTACTGGCTTTAGGGGCTGTGGAAAAGGAATAG
- the def gene encoding peptide deformylase, translating into MPSEIAVEKKKLKNPPLELHYLGDRVLRQAAKRISKVDDELRQLIREMLQTMYSKDGIGLAAPQVAIHKQLIVIDCEPDNAANQPLVLINPTIKQVSKEVCVAQEGCLSIPNVYIDVKRPEAVEIAYKDEYGRPRTLKANDLLSRCIQHEMDHLNGVVFVDRVENSLTLAQELSKNGFSYQAVKPVA; encoded by the coding sequence ATGCCCTCTGAAATTGCTGTAGAGAAGAAAAAATTAAAAAATCCGCCTTTAGAACTGCACTATCTAGGCGATCGCGTGCTACGTCAAGCGGCAAAGCGTATTAGCAAAGTAGATGACGAACTTCGTCAATTGATACGCGAAATGCTACAAACAATGTACAGCAAGGATGGCATTGGTTTGGCTGCTCCTCAAGTGGCAATCCACAAACAATTAATTGTCATCGACTGCGAACCCGATAACGCTGCTAATCAGCCACTAGTGTTGATTAACCCCACCATTAAACAAGTGAGCAAAGAAGTTTGCGTTGCTCAAGAAGGCTGTTTGAGCATTCCCAATGTTTATATCGATGTCAAGCGTCCCGAAGCCGTAGAAATTGCCTACAAAGATGAATATGGTCGCCCCCGGACATTAAAAGCTAATGACTTGTTAAGCCGCTGTATTCAACACGAGATGGATCACCTTAACGGAGTAGTATTTGTAGACCGTGTAGAAAATTCCTTGACTTTGGCACAGGAGTTATCTAAAAATGGCTTCTCGTATCAGGCAGTGAAACCAGTAGCATAG
- a CDS encoding PD-(D/E)XK nuclease family protein: protein MVSTPTQLLRLSQGHLNLLATCPRKFQHTYLEKLHSPSDPEHEQKQTLGSRFHLLMQQQEMGLPIDSFLATDTQLQTWMTAFANAAPEILTPVTNNQTFRESEHYRTLQVQDYLLIVVYDLLIATHQQAQILDWKTYPQPPNKRKLEQNWQTRLYLYVLAETSQYLPENISMTYWFVQSQGKPKNTKFNYNTRQHEETAKELNQLLSQLTNWLEAYQHNKQFPQVRIGSKACNYCQFATRCDRTQVTEEIVKDLLPSLDNIQEVSI from the coding sequence ATGGTCTCAACTCCTACTCAACTCTTACGACTGTCTCAAGGACATCTCAATTTACTAGCAACTTGTCCGCGTAAATTCCAACACACTTATCTAGAAAAGCTGCATTCCCCCTCAGACCCCGAACATGAACAAAAGCAGACTTTAGGTAGTCGCTTTCACTTGCTAATGCAGCAACAAGAAATGGGTTTGCCAATTGATAGTTTTTTAGCCACGGATACTCAACTACAAACCTGGATGACGGCCTTTGCTAATGCTGCACCAGAAATTTTAACGCCTGTAACTAATAACCAAACTTTCCGCGAAAGCGAACACTACCGTACTCTACAAGTTCAAGATTATTTACTAATTGTTGTCTACGATTTATTAATTGCCACTCACCAACAGGCACAGATTCTCGACTGGAAAACTTATCCTCAACCACCAAATAAACGCAAGTTAGAGCAGAACTGGCAAACGCGACTTTATTTGTATGTGTTGGCTGAAACGAGTCAATACTTGCCAGAAAATATTTCTATGACTTATTGGTTTGTGCAATCGCAAGGCAAACCAAAAAATACTAAATTCAATTACAATACTCGCCAGCACGAAGAAACGGCAAAAGAACTTAATCAACTGTTGAGTCAGTTAACTAATTGGCTAGAAGCTTATCAACATAACAAGCAATTTCCGCAAGTACGAATAGGTAGTAAAGCTTGTAATTATTGTCAATTTGCCACACGATGCGATCGCACACAAGTCACCGAAGAAATAGTAAAAGATTTGTTGCCTAGTCTTGACAACATCCAAGAAGTATCAATATAA